A stretch of Ipomoea triloba cultivar NCNSP0323 chromosome 13, ASM357664v1 DNA encodes these proteins:
- the LOC116001956 gene encoding pentatricopeptide repeat-containing protein At4g38150-like: protein MAALLRMRGSSVYSKHQHSLSFLLNESLCCVQLLKLRSFCSSVKFDDHQHYNNTPNSPNPNTPQSNFSPPEPIPNRPLRDESRRPPFIPRGQRQARRPSASFNRFDGQDRNQSPKASSGEDFLKRFQLGFDHEKSDPNHTNPLKGESTESSAEESPPPLQDADEIFKKMKETGLIPNAVAMLDGLCKDGLVQEAMKLFGLMREKGTLPEVVIYTAVVEGFCKAYNHDDAVRIFRKMQSNGIIPNAFTYSILIQGLCQGKRLEDAFMFCLEMMEAGHSPNLATFIGLVDGYCKEKTLEDAQNMIQTLRQKGYYLDEKAVREYLNKKGPFLPLVWEATLGKKASPRQSLF from the coding sequence ATGGCAGCATTGCTGAGAATGAGAGGCAGCAGTGTTTACTCTAAACATCAACATAGTCTTTCCTTCTTGCTGAATGAATCCCTTTGCTGTGTTCAGCTCTTGAAATTACGCTCATTCTGTAGTTCTGTCAAATTTGATGATCATCAACACTACAATAATACTCCCAACTCTCCTAACCCAAATACCCCTCAGTCAAACTTTTCTCCTCCTGAGCCTATACCCAATAGGCCATTGAGAGATGAGTCTAGAAGACCCCCGTTTATTCCCCGGGGCCAACGGCAGGCAAGGAGGCCTTCTGCTAGTTTCAACCGATTTGATGGGCAAGATAGAAATCAGAGTCCAAAGGCTAGTAGTGGCGAAGATTTTCTCAAGAGATTTCAGCTTGGATTTGACCATGAAAAAAGCGACCCAAATCATACCAATCCTCTCAAAGGAGAGAGTACTGAGAGTTCTGCTGAGGAATCACCACCTCCACTGCAAGATGCAGAtgagatatttaaaaaaatgaaagaaactGGGTTGATTCCAAATGCTGTAGCAATGCTTGACGGGCTTTGCAAGGATGGATTGGTTCAAGAGGCAATGAAGCTCTTTGGGCTTATGCGTGAGAAGGGTACCCTTCCGGAAGTAGTTATATACACTGCTGTAGTCGAGGGGTTCTGCAAGGCTTATAATCATGATGATGCTGTGAGAATTTTCCGAAAAATGCAAAGCAATGGCATTATTCCTAATGCTTTCACTTATAGCATCTTGATCCAGGGGCTTTGCCAAGGAAAGAGATTGGAGGACGCATTTATGTTCTGTCTGGAAATGATGGAGGCAGGACATTCACCTAACTTAGCAACGTTCATTGGTTTGGTTGATGGGTATTGTAAGGAGAAAACATTGGAGGATGCCCAAAACATGATTCAAACACTGAGGCAAAAAGGCTATTACCTTGATGAGAAAGCTGTTAGGGAGTACTTGAACAAGAAAGGACCATTCTTACCATTGGTTTGGGAGGCAACCCTAGGCAAGAAAGCTTCACCCAGGCAATCTTTGTTTTAG
- the LOC116001363 gene encoding uncharacterized protein LOC116001363 has product MVETPTDMEIVNDQPITREMGTRSFSYKQAVTNESMENPINSEETNQLSDEEEDDEDEGDDKTCPIIRVPKKEKARLCSKWTQTLIVKVLGRNVGYTFLLKRLLALWHPKANMELITIDNGFFLVKFASVDDYEFAKLEGPWMVLDHYLTVQEWKPSFDPFSDKTEKVIAWVRFPCLPAEFYDYKFLMRVGRKIGRPIKIDTATSLVSRATFARLCVEIDISKPLLSRFTLEEKTRGIVYEGLHLICFTCGMYGHNAEGCALNHKNFSEQDLSLEKENDEHARKILENDNNLSVKSKVNTSIKAPPNRMEFVGNYGSWMIAPKPRRIYEKKQDRRKQRDSVTKGHQEKGKKNTWNVNVSGSRFEALSDDREMAVEDNITMINGDQPESSHRNKGLKERNPNKGKGKRPSTQDYEKQIAGNNTHGLHKITSGKGKAVLVSELQGRTLKRQPNQAAAANDHTLVTGDKEGRKSSQTFHTDNEDIPESMSIDNLPNLEHHGEPPGIDTNGTSTVGEDDLFKDSLDSPGEGEMEVET; this is encoded by the coding sequence ATGGTGGAGACCCCCACGGACATGGAAATTGTGAATGACCAACCAATCACCAGAGAAATGGGCACACGATCATTTTCATATAAACAGGCAGTGACAAATGAAAGCATGGAAAACCCCATAAATTCTGAGGAAACCAACCAACTTTcagatgaggaagaagatgatgaagatgaggGAGATGATAAAACATGTCCGATAATCCGAGtgccaaaaaaagaaaaagccaGATTATGTAGTAAATGGACACAAACTCTGATTGTTAAAGTTCTGGGACGCAACGTGGGCTACACTTTCCTCCTGAAACGTCTTCTAGCCTTATGGCACCCAAAAGCCAACATGGAGTTGATCACAATTGATAATGGATTTTTTCTGGTCAAATTCGCCTCTGTGGATGACTATGAGTTTGCTAAACTTGAGGGACCTTGGATGGTCCTGGATCACTATCTAACTGTGCAAGAATGGAAGCCTAGCTTCGATCCCTTCTCTGACAAGACAGAAAAAGTCATTGCCTGGGTGAGATTCCCTTGCTTACCAGCGGAGTTCTATGATTATAAATTCCTGATGAGAGTGGGCAGAAAAATAGGCAGACCTATCAAAATTGATACGGCAACCAGTTTGGTATCTCGGGCAACTTTTGCAAGATTATGCGTAGAGATTGACATTTCAAAACCTCTTCTTTCCAGATTCACTCTTGAAGAGAAGACTAGAGGAATTGTTTATGAAGGTCTCCACCTAATTTGTTTCACGTGCGGTATGTATGGTCACAATGCCGAAGGATGTGCATTAAATCACAAAAACTTTTCTGAACAGGATCTCTCcttagaaaaggaaaatgacgAGCACGCTAGGAAGATCCTTGAAAATGACAATAATCTCTCGGTTAAAAGCAAGGTGAACACCAGTATCAAAGCACCCCCAAACAGGATGGAATTTGTAGGGAACTATGGATCTTGGATGATTGCCCCTAAACCAAGAAGGATCTATGAAAAAAAACAAGATAGGAGAAAGCAAAGGGATTCAGTAACGAAAGGCCACCAAGAAAAAGGTAAGAAGAATACTTGGAATGTCAATGTTTCAGGCTCAAGGTTTGAAGCACTATCTGATGATAGGGAGATGGCGGTCGAGGATAACATAACAATGATAAATGGCGATCAACCTGAATCGTCCCACCGTAACAAAGGGCTTAAGGAAAGAAATCCAAACAAAGGCAAAGGAAAAAGGCCTTCAACTCAAGACTATGAGAAGCAAATTGCTGGAAACAACACCCATGGACTTCACAAGATTACCTCAGGAAAAGGTAAGGCTGTTTTAGTCTCGGAACTTCAAGGCAGGACCCTTAAAAGACAACCCAATCAGGCAGCGGCAGCCAATGATCACACTCTTGTAACGGGAGACAAAGAAGGCCGTAAATCTTCCCAGACTTTTCACACGGATAATGAAGATATACCAGAATCCATGTCCATTGATAACTTGCCCAATTTGGAACATCATGGCGAACCCCCGGGAATCGATACCAACGGAACGTCTACTGTTGGAGAAGATGATCTCTTCAAGGATAGCCTGGATTCACCAGGAGAAGGAGAGATGGAGGTGGAGACCTGA
- the LOC116003032 gene encoding catalase-like isoform X1: MHDHICKIWNLRTGHAQDIRFCISRIFLSICTGAILLEDYHLVEKLANFDYERIPECVVHAKGESAKGFFEFSTVIYDCGSPETLRDPRSFAVKFYTTGRVKIP; encoded by the exons ATGCATGACCATATCTGTAAGATTTGGAACCTAAGAACTGGACATGCACAG GATATTCGTTTCTGCATATCCAGAATATTTCTATCAATTTGTACAGGAGCAATTCTACTTGAGGATTATCACTTGGTGGAGAAGCTTGCTAATTTTGATTATGAAAGGATTCCAGAATGTGTTGTACATGCCAAGGGAGAAAGTGCCAAAGGTTTTTTTGAG TTCTCCACTGTTATCTATGATTGTGGAAGCCCTGAAACCCTCCGGGATCCCAGAAGCTTTGCAGTGAAGTTTTATACCACAG GCCGAGTAAAAATACCATAG
- the LOC116001364 gene encoding uncharacterized protein LOC116001364, with the protein MFGKHNPDILCLLETKTSGNNADDICINLGYAKWARVEALGFSGGIWILWNEEFKIDILHSHPQFVHLQVERNMGRICILSVVYGSPSVHLRRRLWRSLNRSKLNIFAPWLVAGDFNAVVSNDETSSPDNSGHVRNSDFKTWIYEEELIDLGFSGQKFTWKRGKAESTFKGARLDRALCSFDWIEKFPNTKVSHLTTLYSDHCPVLIEIDKPRIFTQNPFKFQGAWPRHPKFLDAVREAWKQDETAWANKDSMTNKLKDWNRNTFGNIHHRKSRLLKRLDGIQNHIDQVNHSGILRLERKIRRELEEVLHQEEIMCVLCVTSWK; encoded by the exons ATGTTTGGTAAACACAATCCTGATATCTTGTGCTTGCTGGAGACCAAAACCTCTGGTAATAATGCTGATGATATTTGCATCAATCTTGGCTATGCGAAATGGGCGAGGGTGGAAGCTCTTGGTTTCAGTGGAGGTATCTGGATTCTTTGGAATGAAGAGTTTAAGATTGATATATTACACTCCCACCCGCAATTTGTGCACTTGCAAGTAGAAAGAAATATGGGGCGAATCTGTATCCTTTCGGTAGTTTATGGAAGCCCCTCTGTTCACCTAAGACGTCGCCTGTGGAGGTCCTTAAACCGCAGTAAGCTCAATATCTTTGCCCCTTGGCTGGTAGCGGGCGATTTCAATGCCGTTGTCAGTAACGATGAAACTTCTAGTCCAGATAACTCAGGGCATGTTAGAAATAGTGACTTTAAGACCTGGATCTATGAAGAAGAACTGATTGATCTCGGTTTCTCTGGACAAAAATTCACTTGGAAGCGAGGTAAAGCAGAGAGCACTTTTAAAGGAGCAAGACTTGACAGAGCATTATGCTCTTTTGATTGGATTGAGAAATTCCCTAACACAAAAGTCAGCCATCTCACGACCCTTTATTCGGACCACTGCCCCGTATTAATTGAGATTGACAAGCCTAGAATCTTTACTCAGAATCCTTTCAAATTTCAAGGAGCTTGGCCCAGACATCCTAAGTTCCTAGACGCAGTTCGAGAAGCATGGAAACAGGATGAGACAGCTTGGGCAAACAAGGATAGCATGACAAACAAACTCAAAGACTGGAACAGAAACACCTTCGGCAATATCCATCATAGAAAAAGCAGACTTTTGAAACGGCTGGATGGAATCCAAAACCACATTGATCAGGTAAATCACTCAGGAATCCTTAGACTGGAAAGAAAGATCAGAAGGGAACTGGAAGAGGTTCTCCACCAAGAAGAAATCATGTG TGTATTATGTGTTACATCATGGAAATAG
- the LOC116003032 gene encoding catalase-like isoform X2: protein MHDHICKIWNLRTGHAQDIRFCISRIFLSICTGAILLEDYHLVEKLANFDYERIPECVVHAKGESAKGFFEFSTVIYDCGSPETLRDPRSFAVKFYTTGS, encoded by the exons ATGCATGACCATATCTGTAAGATTTGGAACCTAAGAACTGGACATGCACAG GATATTCGTTTCTGCATATCCAGAATATTTCTATCAATTTGTACAGGAGCAATTCTACTTGAGGATTATCACTTGGTGGAGAAGCTTGCTAATTTTGATTATGAAAGGATTCCAGAATGTGTTGTACATGCCAAGGGAGAAAGTGCCAAAGGTTTTTTTGAG TTCTCCACTGTTATCTATGATTGTGGAAGCCCTGAAACCCTCCGGGATCCCAGAAGCTTTGCAGTGAAGTTTTATACCACAG GAAGTTGA